One part of the Tachysurus vachellii isolate PV-2020 chromosome 6, HZAU_Pvac_v1, whole genome shotgun sequence genome encodes these proteins:
- the cgasa gene encoding cyclic GMP-AMP synthase, whose amino-acid sequence MSARGRPRKVQGENPGASEAKSLHATRKKSEQKNEEQKTTDAKANSNSKIHVKIHPSQEVCARKPSCVKTPEEQQTPKQTRSGEKKVAPRSSTQKGNSIEENPNKELKSAPEKVQKSQSVESDSQKVTRLKKSSKVAKCVEETDAPQTAKGTENPNKVLLAVLEKLKVKKNERSKSAKCVNEIQTKITEHLKRHLNWCKDISVLKTGSYYENLKICHPDEFDVMMTLCLERVKLQPFSEDGAFYSVEMKRHTKHPLDKFINDDNNIMASEMLKDFREQIKQVISSLEYDVTLERKKMGCPAVTLLVKENGKNISMDFVLSLEVHSCWPAFTQDGFNIENWLGKKVKMEERRRPFYLVPKYEGRGNAEQDGIMAKDAWRISFSHVEKKILKNHGNSKTCCEGGQKCCRKSCLKLLKYLLQRLKDEQLDEADKLCSYHAKTTLLHACAARVKDSEWADSELSHCFQQLLRDFEQNLRACKLPNFFIPSQNLLNGLNKKKCERLADYIENQRNNGFPLLC is encoded by the exons ATGAGCGCTCGTGGGAGACCGCGCAAAGTCCAGGGCGAGAATCCAGGCGCATCTGAAGCTAAAAGTCTTCATGCTACACGGAAGAAGAGCGAGCAAAAAAACGAGGAGCAGAAGACAACGGACGCCAAAGCGAACTCCAATTCAAAGATCCATGTAAAGATCCATCCAAGTCAAGAAGTCTGTGCGAGGAAACCAAGTTGTGTTAAAACTCCAGAAGAGCAACAAACACCCAAACAAACAAGAAGTGGAGAGAAGAAAGTAGCTCCCCGGAGCTCAACACAGAAAGGCAACAGTATCGAGGAGAATCCGAACAAAGAGCTCAAGAGTGCTCctgaaaaagtacaaaaaagcCAGAGTGTGGAGTCAGATAGTCAAAAAGTCACCCGTCTGAAAAAATCCTCCAAGGTTGCCAAGTGTGTGGAAGAGACTGACGCGCCCCAAACTGCAAAAGGTACCGAAAATCCCAATAAAGTACTTTTGGCTGTTCTTGAAAAGTTAAAGGTGAAGAAAAACGAGAGATCGAAATCAGCCAAATGCGTCAATGAGATACAGACTAAAATAACCGAGCATCTGAAACGGCACCTGAACTGGTGCAAAGATATCAGTGTTCTGAAGACAGGAAGCTACTATGAAAACCTTAAA ATATGCCATCCTGACGAGTTTGATGTTATGATGACTCTTTGTTTGGAGAGGGTGAAACTTCAGCCATTTTCAGAAGACGGGGCCTTCTATAGTGTAGAAATGAAACGACACACAAAACATCCATTAGACAAGTTTATTAACGACGACAACAATATCATGGCCAGTGAAATGCTCAAAGATTTCCGAGAGCAAATAAAGCAAGTGATCAGCTCACTAGAAT ATGATGTTACACTGGAGAGGAAGAAGATGGGCTGTCCAGCTGTAACTCTGCTCGTGAAGGAGAATGGCAAGAACATTTCTATGGATTTTGTCCTTAGTCTGGAAGTCCACTCATGCTGGCCTGCTTTCACTCAGGATGGCTTCAACATAGAAAACTGGCTCGGCAAGAAAGTGAAGATGGAGGAAAGACGGAGGCCATTTTACCTGGTGCCTAAATACGAGGGAAGAGGCAATGCAGAGCAGGATGGAATTATGGCCAAgg ATGCTTGGCGAATTTCTTTCTCACatgtggagaaaaaaatcctgaaaaacCATGGCAACAGTAAAACCTGCTGCGAGGGAGGACAGAAATGCTGCAG AAAATCATGTCTGAAACTTCTGAAATACCTTTTGCAACGTCTGAAGGATGAGCAACTGGATGAGGCGGACAAGCTCTGCTCATACCATGCCAAGACGACACTGCTTCATGCATGTGCTGCCAGAGTGAAGGACAGCGAGTGGGCAGACAGTGAGCTCAGCCACTGCTTCCAGCAACTTCTCAGGGACTTTGAGCAAAATCTGAGGGCCTGCAAGCTTCCCAACTTCTTCATCCCCTCCCAAAATCTGCTCAATGGCCTTAACAAGAAAAAATGTGAGCGCCTAGCAGACTACATTGAAAATCAACGAAATAACGGGTTTCCTTTACTGTGTTAA
- the eef1a1a gene encoding elongation factor 1-alpha 1a yields the protein MGKEKLHINIVVIGHVDSGKSTTTGHLIYKCGGIDKRTIEKFEKEAAEMGKGSFKYAWVLDKLKAERERGITIDISLWKFETSKYYVTIIDAPGHRDFIKNMITGTSQADCAVLIVAAGVGEFEAGISKNGQTREHALLAYTLGVKQLIVGVNKMDSTEPNYSQKRYEEIVKEVSTYIKKIGYNPETVAFVPISGWNGDNMLEASPNMTWFKGWKITRKDGSVSGTTLLEALDAIQPPTRPTDKPLRLPLQDVYKIGGIGTVPVGRVETGILKPGMVVTFAPVNLTTEVKSVEMHHEALSEALPGDNVGFNVKNVSVKDIRRGNVAGDSKNDPPQEASSFTAQVIILNHPGQISAGYAPVLDCHTAHIACKFAELKEKIDRRSGKKLEDNPKNLKSGDAAIVDMIPGKPMCVESFSEYPPLGRFAVRDMRQTVAVGVIKGVEKKALTGGKVTKSAQKAQKAK from the exons ATGGGAAAGGAGAAGCTCCACATCAACATTGTGGTTATTGGCCATGTTGACTCTGGCAAGTCCACTACGACTGGCCACCTCATCTACAAGTGTGGTGGCATCGACAAGAGAACCATTGAGAAGTTTGAGAAAGAAGCTGCCGAG ATGGGTAAGGGGTCCTTTAAGTACGCCTGGGTGTTGGATAAGCTGAAGGCAGAGCGGGAGCGTGGTATTACCATTGACATTTCTCTGTGGAAATTTGAGACCAGCAAGTACTATGTCACAATCATTGATGCTCCTGGACATAGAGACTTCATCAAAAACATGATTACTGGCACCTCTCAG GCAGATTGTGCTGTCCTCATAGTGGCAGCTGGTGTCGGTGAGTTTGAAGCTGGGATCTCAAAGAATGGTCAAACCAGAGAGCATGCTCTCCTGGCATATACGCTTGGTGTTAAACAGCTCATTGTAGGTGTTAATAAGATGGACTCGACTGAGCCAAACTACAGCCAAAAGCGTTATGAGGAAATTGTAAAAGAAGTTAGCACCTACATTAAGAAGATTGGCTACAACCCTGAAACCGTGGCATTTGTCCCCATTTCTGGTTGGAATGGGGATAACATGTTGGAGGCCAGCCCCAAT ATGACTTGGTTTAAGGGCTGGAAGATTACCCGTAAGGATGGCAGCGTATCAGGAACTACTCTACTGGAGGCGCTTGATGCCATCCAGCCTCCAACTCGTCCCACTGATAAGCCACTTCGTCTGCCTCTGCAGGATGTCTACAAGATTGGAG gTATTGGGACTGTCCCTGTGGGTCGTGTGGAGACTGGCATTCTGAAGCCAGGAATGGTGGTGACCTTTGCACCTGTTAATTTAACTACTGAGGTAAAGTCTGTTGAGATGCACCACGAGGCTCTGTCTGAAGCACTGCCAGGGGACAATGTGGGCTTCAATGTTAAAAACGTCTCAGTGAAGGATATCCGTCGTGGGAATGTTGCTGGTGATAGTAAAAATGATCCACCCCAGGAGGCATCCAGCTTCACTGCTCAA GTGATCATCCTGAACCACCCAGGGCAGATCAGTGCAGGTTATGCTCCAGTGCTGGACTGCCATACTGCACATATTGCCTGCAAGTTTGCTGAGCTCAAGGAGAAGATTGACCGCCGCTCTGGAAAGAAACTTGAGGATAATCCCAAGAACCTCAAGTCTGGAGATGCCGCCATTGTGGACATGATCCCTGGAAAACCCATGTGTGTGGAGAGCTTCTCGGAGTATCCACCTCTTG GTCGCTTTGCAGTGCGTGACATGCGTCAGACTGTGGCAGTTGGAGTGATCAAGGGAGTCGAAAAGAAGGCTTTGACTGGTGGAAAGGTCACCAAGTCTGCTCAGAAAGCCCAGAAGGCCAAATGA
- the slc17a5 gene encoding sialin encodes MDRIASDTETDDYEQPLLHHNKDDVIKRAPVLCSSRYGLALMSCYGFFVAYALRVNLSVAMVDMLGNTSTSTNVNGSVCPKHTSPARPRHNHTASVYDWDSETQGWILGSFFYGYILTQIPGGYMARKYGAKWLLGFGILGTVIFTLLTPVAADLGAGYLIAVRVLEGIGEGVTFPAMHAMWASWAPPLERSRLLTISYAGAQLGTVVALPISGQICFYLDWTYVFYIFGAIGLLWFFLWACLVSNSPDQHRRISEIEKTYIKASLKKELSPTSAYIPWMSIFSSVPLWAIVVAHFSYNWTFYTLLTLLPTYMNDILGFSIKENGMLSALPYLGCWLMSIGGGQLADYLRETWLFRTVTVRKAFSVVGMVGPAVFLVAAGYTNCNYILAVVFLTISTTLGSFSASGFNINHLDIAPSYAGILLGITNTFATIPGMVGPVIARSLTKSNTISDWQTVFFISAGINLFGAIFYTLFGKGTVQPWAIQRVNME; translated from the exons ATGGACCGCATAGCATCAGACACAGAAACCGATGATTATGAGCAGCCTTTGCTTCATCACAATAAGGACGATGTCATAAAAAGAG CCCCTGTGCTATGCTCTTCACGCTATGGCCTTGCCTTAATGTCATGCTATGGCTTCTTTGTGGCATACGCACTGCGGGTGAATCTCAGCGTGGCCATGGTGGATATGCTGGGAAACACTAGCACCAGTACCAATGTCAATGGCTCTGTGTGCCCAAAGCATACCAGCCCAGCTCGGCCCAGACACAACCACACA GCCAGTGTGTATGACTGGGACTCAGAGACTCAGGGCTGGATCCTGGGCTCTTTCTTTTATGGCTACATCTTAACTCAGATACCAGGTGGCTACATGGCCCGCAAATATGGTGCCAAGTGGCTGCTGGGCTTTGGCATCCTAGGAACTGTGATCTTCACTTTGTTAACGCCTGTGGCTGCAGACCTGGGAGCTGGTTATCTCATAGCAGTCAGGGTGTTGGAGGGCATAGGGGAG GGAGTGACATTTCCTGCTATGCATGCTATGTGGGCATCCTGGGCTCCACCCTTGGAGAGGAGTCGACTGCTTACTATCTCTTATGCAG gtGCCCAGCTTGGCACTGTAGTAGCCCTTCCCATATCTGGTCAGATATGTTTTTACCTGGATTGGACATATGTCTTCTATATATTTG GAGCTATTGGGCTACTCTGGTTTTTCCTGTGGGCTTGTCTGGTCAGTAATAGTCCTGACCAGCACAGAAGAATATCAGAGATCGAGAAGACCTACATAAaagcttcattaaaaaaagag CTGTCTCCCACTTCTGCCTACATCCCTTGGATGTCCATTTTCTCATCTGTCCCTCTATGGGCCATAGTTGTGGCACACTTTTCCTATAACTGGACATTTTACACGCTTCTGACTCTCTTACCCACCTACATGAATGACATTCTGGGCTTCAGCATTAAGGAG AACGGGATGCTCTCTGCTCTGCCTTATTTGGGTTGTTGGCTGATGTCTATTGGAGGAGGCCAGTTAGCAGACTACCTCAGAGAGACCTGGCTTTTCCGCACTGTGACTGTGCGCAAGGCCTTCAGTGTAGTAG gtatgGTGGGACCAGCTGTGTTCCTGGTGGCAGCCGGATACACTAACTGCAACTACATCCTGgctgttgtttttcttactATCTCCACAACTCTGGGAAGCTTTTCAGCATCTGGCTTTAACATCAATCATCTTGACATTGCACCATC ATATGCTGGAATACTGCTAGGAATCACGAACACATTTGCGACTATCCCCGGCATGGTGGGTCCTGTGATAGCAAGATCACTGACTAAATCT AACACTATTTCAGACTGGCAGACAGTATTTTTTATCTCAGCTGGGATAAATCTATTTGGTGCTATCTTCTACACATTGTTTGGAAAAGGTACAGTTCAACCTTGGGCAATCCAGAGAGTGAACATGGAATAG